DNA sequence from the Vicia villosa cultivar HV-30 ecotype Madison, WI linkage group LG3, Vvil1.0, whole genome shotgun sequence genome:
GGATCAAGCCGAAAATCCAATGTAGAGAAGGACCTGCGAAACTGACCAAAATCGTTGCCTTCTTTTGGGTTGATCATATCAAGTATAGATGCCTGTAGGAGTGTGTAGTTTTTTATATTCTTAAGAGCATTAGGATGGCCTTCAGTTTTGGGGGATATTTTACTGCTTGAAAGAAAAACCGGAGATATAGATGCATTCAGGCTCCTTTCGCTAGTAAATATTGACGAAGTTCTGCTGCTTCCACTATTTCCTGTTTCTGGCTCTTGTCCTAGCATGTTTTGTCCTAGACCCTTCTCCTGTGAAAACGAAAGGATATCATGTTTCCAATCTCCAACCTTTCGATACAACAAATCCTCACCCTTAAATGACAACTGTGCGATAGAAGGAATTCAATTACTAGTTTTAAATTATCTTGGTGAAACGTGTAACTGACCTCCTTTGATGTTTCTGAATCTATCTTGCCTTGTTCAGCAGCTTGGTTCATTCCTGACAGGCTTAAATTGCTTGCACTTCTTTTAGATAGTTGCCCTTTTTTCAAACCTTTCCGCCTATATCATGAAAAGCAATAAACAACATATCAACTTTGGCCAATGCTACAATTGTTACATAGAAATATTGATTACAGAAGCCACAATGCAGGAAAGAAAAAACGTTTTCAATTTTAGAATGAAAGCATACCTTTTGCCTCTCTTTTTTTGAGAGCGTTCATCATCACCTTTATTGATTATTACCGGTAATTCTGAAATGTCACAAGCTAATGGACGGGATTTGAAAAACTGCAAGTAGTAAACACTTGTCAAATTGTAACTTGAAATATAAAATTGATACAGGTCTTCAACATATACTACAAATTATTGCCTATTCAAATTAGTTAATTCTTTGTAACAAAGTATAGAGATAAATTAAAAGCAAAAAGAGAAAAACTGACCTCAGTTTGAAGAGCAGAGGCAGCAGTGCCACGATGTTGGGAGTGAAGATCAAGAAGTGTAGTCAAGAGATTAAGAGCTGGCAAAGGAAAATCCTTAAAGTTTTCTTCAAAACTAGCTTTATAACGTTGTGGTGGACGAAAGCTTGTCTTTAACTTCATTTTTGTCAAGTAATCTTCTGAAGGTGAACCACATAGTTTGTATATCATATGAAGCTGTTCAATCTGTATGCATAAAGGAATTTTCATTTAAATTGATATAAAGTACACATTTCACTACAATTTTTTCCATCATGAAGTCCAAATTAAGGTTTACCTCTGTCCTCCCAGGCATAATTGGTCTTCCAACAAACATTTCAGCCAACAAACAGCCTACACTCCATATATCAATGCTATAATCATAATCAGTTGAACCTAAAAGAAGTTCAGGAGCTCTATACCAAAGTGTCACAACTCTATTTGTAAGAGGTCCtttaggttttatttttaaagaatttGCAAGCCCAAAATCAGCAATTTTTAACACCCCTTCTTTATCTATTAACAAGTTTGAAGCTTTAATATCTCTGTGCATGACTCCTCTCTCATGACAATATTGAAGTCCCAAAAGCAGTTGTTCCATGTAACACTTGATCTGTACAAAATACAACCAAACTACACTATTATCATATTATCAGTGTTGAACTAAATATTAAATATGTAGGCACTTTATATTTGAATTGATGAATCAAACCGAAACAAAAAAAATGGAGCAGAATGCAACATAAACTCCATTATCTTATTTGagtattttaatttgtatatatCTCAAATTGgatgaaataaaaatgaaaaattcggTGAAATCACGTGAAATAGATTCTATTTCGATTCATTCCATGTGAACATAGCTttaaaaactatatatatttttaaactatgtatattttcaagtttaacaTTTTTTGAAACTGTCTACATTTATCATtagtatatttttaaaattttaaaaatattataaaaatataaaatatatttaaagaatttgtgtaataaataaaaaaaaaaatttaacgaaAAATCCTTCCGttacttttttttaaaagttcTCTCATCCCttttctttcttgtttttgttAGAAAGTGAAGAATTGAGTGAAAATAATAGAAGAATTTAAATAGAGAaagatttcaaattttatttttatttaaaaaccaattttttttttaatttggagaattaaaaaattgtattgaattcATAGATTTGGAAAGATTAGAAAAATTTTATTGAAATAGGGGTTTGAAGGATTACTGAGTGgttccaaaaaattaaaaatatgttaataaaaaaaattaaaaaaaatattactctatacaaaatcacttttttaaaaaatgtttaaaattatttatttttttcaaaactcttCATTCCCTTCCTCTTCAAATttccaaacaaagtctaaaacaTAAATTATACTAACGGTCATTTTTGTAATAGAAAATACCTCAACATAGTTTATCGAATGAATCAACAATTCATTTTAGTAGTTAGACTAATCCAACAATGCAATTATAGTTGAAATTTGGttgaaaaaacctttaaaaagtcTACATACGAGCCAACTTTGGCCTTTGATGATCAACTCATATACGAGCCTATAACTTTTGGAAGCATATGAGAAACCATTTTTtcccaaacatcaaaatcacaaaagaAAATCTAACCTGTGATTCAGTGAGTCTCTCCGTAGGGCGTGAGATAACCCTAGTAAGGTCACATTGCATGTATTCAAAGACTAAATAAAGACTATATTGCATCCTTGATGTTGCTAGTCCTTCAAGTTTGATAACATTGGGATGATCCAATGTCTGCAGTATCATAATCTCCCTTGCCATAAACTTGATGCTTTCAGAATCAGAAGTGTCAAATCTTACCTTCTTCAAAGCAACTATCTTTCCACTCTCCTTATCTCTAGCTTTATATACATTGCTATATGTTCCACGTCCTACCTACAAAATAACCAAAtcaaaataacataacatataaaAAATGTTCAGTGTCTCATGTCTCTGCACAGCTATCAACTGAACTGATTTAACGGAATAAAAAATAGTTAGTGTAGTTACTATAAATTATAATTACTTACCTTTCCTAGTTTTTCATAGGAATCAGCAGTCTTGCGAATCAAGGTAGCTAAAACGTTTTGGGAGATATTATCGACTAGCCATTTGGGCCACTCATCTTCTTCCACTTTAACATCATAGATtgcattcatctttttcttcttttcctccTCAGACTTATCATCG
Encoded proteins:
- the LOC131662015 gene encoding probable serine/threonine-protein kinase At1g54610, which produces MGCVNSTYTPPRNRNRTRHVDKFKDQYAFKPIIHNKNHPSKHVQVKPKKRVVIVNTNTSTNSGAGEGERVDDKINDVARDINDDKSEEEKKKKMNAIYDVKVEEDEWPKWLVDNISQNVLATLIRKTADSYEKLGKVGRGTYSNVYKARDKESGKIVALKKVRFDTSDSESIKFMAREIMILQTLDHPNVIKLEGLATSRMQYSLYLVFEYMQCDLTRVISRPTERLTESQIKCYMEQLLLGLQYCHERGVMHRDIKASNLLIDKEGVLKIADFGLANSLKIKPKGPLTNRVVTLWYRAPELLLGSTDYDYSIDIWSVGCLLAEMFVGRPIMPGRTEIEQLHMIYKLCGSPSEDYLTKMKLKTSFRPPQRYKASFEENFKDFPLPALNLLTTLLDLHSQHRGTAASALQTEFFKSRPLACDISELPVIINKGDDERSQKKRGKRRKGLKKGQLSKRSASNLSLSGMNQAAEQGKIDSETSKEEKGLGQNMLGQEPETGNSGSSRTSSIFTSERSLNASISPVFLSSSKISPKTEGHPNALKNIKNYTLLQASILDMINPKEGNDFGQFRRSFSTLDFRLDPEKLSSLYGSKMDHEV